The Thermoplasma acidophilum DSM 1728 genome includes a window with the following:
- a CDS encoding transcription initiation factor IIB family protein, with protein MERPETDLDRDELVSSFLGRLKRYKGLRIPENISKDENLNRIAPYLKRSGLMADLPENVIVDALKLYLESSSRGVSRGRGCVAVLAACLLIASRRQANPMTLKYIARSMHTDPSRVWRTENAIVKNMKTPSISARPMDFVERYSELLNVDNDVRSEAIALVQQFSREMRIMRKAPSTIAISAIYLASERLSKHLVQRYVVKKTGITEVTLIKTYKEMAEYLSMGTADT; from the coding sequence GTGGAGAGACCAGAAACAGATTTAGATAGAGATGAACTTGTATCCAGTTTTCTGGGCAGACTGAAGAGATACAAGGGATTGAGGATTCCAGAGAATATATCAAAGGATGAAAACCTGAACAGAATAGCTCCATACCTGAAGAGATCCGGACTGATGGCAGACCTTCCGGAGAATGTTATTGTGGACGCCTTGAAGCTCTACCTTGAGAGCTCTTCAAGAGGTGTTTCCCGTGGCAGGGGCTGTGTCGCTGTTCTCGCAGCATGCCTTTTGATAGCATCAAGGAGGCAGGCAAACCCAATGACGCTCAAGTACATAGCCAGAAGCATGCACACGGATCCATCACGCGTATGGAGAACAGAGAATGCCATAGTCAAGAATATGAAGACCCCGTCTATATCGGCCAGGCCGATGGATTTTGTCGAACGGTACTCCGAGCTTCTCAACGTGGACAATGATGTGAGGAGCGAGGCCATAGCGCTTGTTCAGCAGTTCTCGCGTGAAATGAGGATAATGAGAAAGGCTCCATCAACCATCGCAATATCTGCAATATACCTTGCATCGGAAAGGCTGTCGAAACATCTCGTTCAGAGATACGTCGTAAAGAAGACTGGCATAACCGAGGTGACATTAATAAAGACGTACAAGGAGATGGCAGAGTATCTCTCCATGGGAACCGCAGACACGTGA
- a CDS encoding NAD-dependent epimerase/dehydratase family protein: MISRSVEAHRKFHYDAVIVTNAKPENALAAIGIARKELDADRYILISSDLVYTPSNDPKAEDSRTEPITDEGRIFLTAESLMNQERDAIFRTGFIIGLCSVNLYTNVLNMVRSGMRLSLSKSTIRNFIRNADLSSFIMRSIERNISGVYNVASDASTAYDFAKRLCDMAGLKCTLEDSGEDLGNYTMDTSRSLKTFGMRPMSVFEGYTISGSFDLR; encoded by the coding sequence GTGATTTCAAGATCCGTAGAAGCGCACAGGAAATTCCATTACGATGCGGTTATTGTGACCAATGCAAAGCCTGAGAATGCACTGGCGGCGATCGGTATAGCCAGAAAGGAGTTGGATGCGGACAGATACATATTGATCTCATCCGATCTTGTTTACACCCCTTCCAACGATCCCAAGGCCGAGGATTCACGCACAGAACCGATCACGGATGAAGGCAGGATCTTCCTGACCGCGGAGAGTCTGATGAATCAAGAAAGGGATGCCATTTTCCGGACAGGTTTCATCATAGGCCTCTGCTCGGTGAATCTCTACACGAATGTCCTGAACATGGTCAGATCGGGAATGCGCCTGTCATTGTCTAAAAGTACGATCAGAAATTTCATCAGAAATGCGGATCTTTCATCATTCATAATGAGATCCATCGAACGAAATATATCCGGTGTATACAATGTGGCTTCAGATGCCAGTACAGCATACGATTTTGCAAAGCGTCTCTGCGATATGGCCGGGCTCAAATGTACCCTTGAGGACAGCGGAGAGGATCTTGGCAATTACACTATGGATACATCCAGGTCTCTGAAGACGTTCGGCATGAGGCCTATGAGCGTGTTCGAAGGATACACGATCTCAGGAAGTTTCGATCTGCGGTGA